The Legionella adelaidensis genome includes a window with the following:
- the lpdA gene encoding dihydrolipoyl dehydrogenase codes for MANQMKTDVVVIGSGPGGYTAAFRAADLGKKVILVERFDNIGGVCLNVGCIPSKALLHIAKVVDESHEMADQGVSFGKPKLDNKKMVAWKNSVVSKLTGGLKALAKQRKVEIVTGTAKFKGAHEVVVSGKDGDTTIEFEHAIIAVGSESVNLPFIPEDKRIFSSTGALELADIKGNLLVLGGGIIGLEMATVYSAMGVEVTVVEFMDQLIPPADADLVNVLQKRMAKKGVKFLLKTKVTKVEAKKDGIYVSMEGEHGTEKPACFQQVLVSVGRKPNGNTIAAEKAGVKVDEKGFIPVDKQMRTNVDHIFAIGDVVGQPMLAHKAIPEGKVAAEVISGKKHYFDPKCIASVAYTDPEIAWVGLTEKEAKADNIPYEKASFPWVASGRALSMGREEGMTKLLFCPKSKRILGAGIVGINAGDLISEAALAIEMGCDVEDIALTIHPHPTLSETIAQAAEIFEGTITDLYLPKKKK; via the coding sequence ATGGCAAATCAAATGAAGACGGATGTAGTTGTTATTGGTAGTGGCCCAGGCGGGTACACGGCGGCTTTTCGGGCTGCAGATCTAGGAAAAAAAGTAATCCTGGTAGAACGTTTTGATAATATTGGGGGTGTTTGCCTCAACGTTGGATGTATTCCTTCTAAAGCATTATTACATATTGCCAAAGTAGTGGATGAATCGCATGAAATGGCTGATCAGGGTGTAAGCTTTGGTAAACCTAAATTAGATAACAAGAAAATGGTTGCTTGGAAAAACTCGGTAGTGTCCAAGCTAACCGGTGGTCTAAAAGCGTTGGCAAAACAACGTAAAGTTGAAATTGTAACCGGTACAGCGAAGTTTAAAGGTGCTCATGAAGTTGTCGTTTCTGGTAAAGACGGAGACACTACCATTGAATTTGAGCATGCGATTATTGCTGTAGGTAGTGAGTCGGTTAATCTACCTTTTATACCGGAAGACAAGCGTATATTTAGTTCTACGGGTGCTTTGGAGCTAGCAGATATTAAGGGCAACTTACTAGTGCTTGGCGGAGGCATTATTGGTCTTGAAATGGCTACTGTCTATTCGGCTATGGGAGTTGAGGTCACTGTTGTTGAGTTTATGGACCAATTAATCCCTCCTGCTGATGCTGATTTAGTAAATGTTTTGCAAAAGCGTATGGCTAAGAAGGGTGTAAAGTTCCTTTTGAAGACAAAAGTAACCAAAGTTGAAGCTAAGAAAGATGGAATTTATGTTTCAATGGAAGGGGAACATGGAACAGAAAAACCGGCATGCTTCCAGCAAGTTTTAGTTTCGGTAGGGAGAAAACCCAACGGTAATACAATTGCTGCCGAAAAAGCAGGGGTAAAAGTTGATGAGAAAGGTTTTATTCCTGTAGATAAACAAATGCGGACTAATGTTGATCATATTTTTGCTATTGGCGATGTGGTCGGCCAGCCTATGTTGGCGCATAAGGCCATTCCTGAAGGCAAAGTAGCTGCGGAAGTCATCAGCGGTAAAAAACACTATTTTGACCCAAAATGTATAGCCAGTGTGGCCTATACGGATCCAGAAATCGCTTGGGTAGGTCTTACAGAGAAAGAAGCCAAAGCAGATAACATTCCCTATGAAAAAGCCTCTTTTCCATGGGTAGCTAGTGGCAGGGCATTGAGTATGGGCAGAGAAGAAGGAATGACTAAACTGTTGTTTTGCCCAAAAAGCAAACGAATACTCGGAGCCGGTATTGTGGGTATCAATGCGGGTGATCTGATATCTGAAGCAGCGCTTGCTATAGAAATGGGCTGTGATGTGGAGGACATTGCTTTAACCATCCATCCACACCCAACTTTATCAGAAACGATAGCTCAGGCTGCAGAAATTTTTGAAGGAACTATTACTGATTTGTATTTGCCAAAGAAAAAAAAGTGA